A stretch of Kaistella flava (ex Peng et al. 2021) DNA encodes these proteins:
- a CDS encoding nuclear transport factor 2 family protein — translation MKKNIAFTFIAFLLVFSNSLFAQKKGFYENVQKKNVSKVLDDLNLYASTADFKNYFNLYAEESTFIGTDANEVWNKKEFMAYSKPHFDKGKAWTFTSLKRNITFSADGKYAWFDELLDTQMKLCRGSGVLEKIGNQWKIRQYVLSMTIPNEVNKEIIKIKTPIEDAIISDLKK, via the coding sequence ATGAAAAAGAATATAGCATTTACCTTCATCGCATTTCTATTGGTTTTCTCTAATTCACTTTTCGCGCAGAAAAAAGGTTTTTATGAAAACGTTCAGAAAAAAAATGTGAGCAAAGTTTTAGATGATTTGAATTTATATGCTTCAACCGCCGACTTTAAAAATTATTTCAATCTTTACGCTGAAGAATCAACGTTCATAGGAACTGATGCGAATGAAGTTTGGAATAAAAAAGAATTCATGGCTTATTCCAAACCACATTTTGATAAAGGAAAAGCCTGGACTTTTACTTCTTTAAAAAGAAACATCACGTTTAGCGCAGATGGAAAATACGCCTGGTTCGATGAATTACTCGATACTCAAATGAAACTATGTCGTGGAAGTGGCGTTCTCGAAAAAATCGGAAACCAATGGAAAATCAGACAATATGTTTTATCCATGACGATTCCAAATGAGGTCAACAAAGAAATTATCAAAATAAAAACACCGATTGAAGACGCTATAATTTCTGATTTAAAGAAATAG